A section of the Microbacterium forte genome encodes:
- the fliG gene encoding flagellar motor switch protein FliG, with protein MSALTELLDAQADTVEVSTAVAPAAIAVPEMSGLRKAAIVLMNMDRAASAEVLRHLGEERSEMLAAELTQLGGVDVASTARALAEFRRIATGGSVPSRGGQELATGLLETAFGREKAVGMVGRVMSQGSVSFDFLNAADPAQLATIIEGELPTTVAVVLANLRADRAAAVLAALQDPLRTDVAQAIATMGTATQEAISIVADSLRSRTGVFAMRDNHEAIGGVQPLVEIINRSDTALEKSLLASLEGRDLALAEDIRSRMVTFADIARLEDRDAQRVLRGIDLRMLALALKGADEQITDKVKSNMTERNQENLAEETRVLGPVRMRQVDEARAEIVRIIRDLEAAEEITISREDEDELIE; from the coding sequence TGCCGGAGATGAGCGGCCTTCGCAAGGCCGCGATCGTGCTGATGAACATGGACCGCGCGGCCAGCGCCGAAGTGCTGCGTCACCTCGGTGAGGAGCGCTCCGAGATGCTCGCCGCCGAGCTCACGCAGCTCGGGGGAGTGGACGTCGCCTCCACCGCCCGCGCCCTCGCGGAGTTCCGGCGCATCGCCACCGGCGGCTCTGTGCCGTCGCGCGGCGGCCAGGAACTCGCCACCGGACTGCTCGAGACGGCGTTCGGGCGCGAGAAGGCCGTCGGGATGGTCGGCAGGGTGATGTCGCAGGGCTCGGTGTCCTTCGACTTCCTCAACGCGGCAGACCCGGCCCAGCTCGCCACGATCATCGAGGGCGAGCTGCCGACCACGGTCGCCGTGGTGCTGGCGAACCTGCGAGCCGATCGTGCGGCGGCGGTGCTCGCCGCCCTGCAGGACCCGCTGCGCACCGATGTCGCTCAGGCGATCGCGACGATGGGCACCGCGACCCAGGAGGCGATCTCGATCGTCGCCGACTCGCTGCGCTCTCGCACCGGCGTCTTCGCGATGCGCGACAATCATGAGGCGATCGGCGGCGTGCAGCCTCTCGTCGAGATCATCAACAGGTCCGACACCGCCCTCGAGAAGTCGCTGCTCGCGAGCCTCGAGGGGCGCGACCTGGCGCTGGCCGAGGATATCCGCAGCCGCATGGTCACGTTCGCCGACATCGCTCGTCTCGAAGACCGCGACGCCCAGCGTGTGCTGCGCGGGATCGACCTCCGCATGCTCGCGCTCGCGCTGAAGGGCGCAGACGAGCAGATCACCGACAAGGTCAAGAGCAACATGACCGAGCGCAACCAGGAGAACCTCGCTGAGGAGACCCGGGTGCTGGGTCCCGTGCGCATGCGTCAGGTCGACGAGGCCCGCGCCGAGATCGTGCGCATCATCCGTGATCTGGAGGCCGCAGAGGAGATCACGATCTCGCGCGAAGACGAGGACGAGCTCATCGAGTGA
- a CDS encoding FliH/SctL family protein has translation MLDSAFTPLVVPRVGETPIDLRGEADRARTRGYADGFAEGRRVALDEGEAQRAAQQQRMQELQELYLHERGSGLRALETAQAALDQRIDELSTLAADRVEELAVMLATTILGAELSDPARSAAHALRRALAEMPADRWTRVAFSVQDARVLQEEESTIDALRGIQVSVSPAVDNGGAIVEIENGAVDTRITAALARAAAALDGDDQVAEVIG, from the coding sequence GTGCTCGATTCCGCCTTCACGCCGTTGGTCGTGCCGCGCGTCGGCGAGACTCCCATCGACCTCCGAGGCGAGGCCGACCGCGCTCGCACCCGGGGCTACGCCGACGGCTTCGCCGAAGGTCGCAGAGTCGCACTGGACGAGGGTGAGGCCCAGCGTGCCGCGCAGCAGCAGCGGATGCAGGAACTCCAGGAGCTGTACCTGCACGAGCGGGGCTCTGGTCTGCGCGCGCTGGAGACCGCGCAGGCGGCGCTCGACCAGCGCATCGACGAGCTGAGCACGCTCGCTGCCGACCGAGTCGAAGAACTCGCGGTCATGCTGGCCACGACGATCCTCGGAGCGGAATTGTCGGATCCTGCGCGATCCGCCGCTCACGCGCTTCGGCGCGCCCTGGCCGAGATGCCGGCGGACCGGTGGACTCGCGTCGCATTCAGCGTGCAGGACGCCCGTGTCCTGCAGGAGGAGGAGTCGACGATCGACGCGCTCCGCGGCATCCAGGTATCGGTCTCTCCCGCCGTAGACAACGGCGGCGCCATCGTGGAGATCGAGAACGGGGCGGTCGACACGCGCATCACCGCAGCACTCGCGCGCGCGGCCGCAGCACTCGACGGCGACGACCAGGTTGCCGAGGTGATCGGGTGA
- a CDS encoding FliI/YscN family ATPase, which produces MTGTRSWQRALTAARPERSGTVKAVRGLGVEVLGIDGAVGDRIRIDTADGRPVDAEIVAVDGASARCMPLGRLDGITARARVRHGGAPLQVPTGRALLGRVLDGLGRPIDGKGPLDRSVAHVSLDHDAPSVMDRQRIDRQLGLGVRVLDTMTPVGSGQRLGLFAGSGVGKSSLMSMIARGSTADVNVIALVGERGREVREFLEDDLGPEGLSRSVVIVATSDQPAMARLRSAFVATRIAEGFRDDGLDVVLMMDSLTRVAMAQREIGLSAGEPPATRGYPPSTFSVLARLLERAGTGPVGSITGLYTVLVDGDDHNEPIADAARGILDGHVVLDRALAIRGHFPAVDVLGSVSRVVSKVTTPEQRQNAVTLRSVLAARRSANDLIEIGAYRQGANPMVDAAIAHEGAISRFLTQSIDDLAATDESWLQLATLTTDFGGLTP; this is translated from the coding sequence ATCACCGGGACGCGGTCGTGGCAGCGCGCGCTCACGGCCGCGCGCCCCGAGCGCTCCGGCACGGTGAAGGCGGTGCGAGGACTCGGGGTGGAGGTGCTCGGCATCGACGGAGCGGTCGGCGACCGCATCCGCATCGACACGGCGGACGGCCGCCCGGTCGATGCCGAGATCGTCGCCGTCGACGGTGCCTCAGCCCGCTGCATGCCCCTGGGCAGGCTCGACGGGATCACCGCCCGTGCCCGGGTGCGGCATGGGGGAGCGCCGCTGCAGGTGCCGACGGGACGAGCGCTGCTCGGACGCGTGCTCGACGGACTCGGTCGGCCGATCGACGGCAAGGGGCCGCTCGACAGGAGCGTCGCCCACGTGTCGCTCGACCACGATGCCCCGAGCGTGATGGACCGCCAGCGCATCGACCGGCAGCTCGGACTCGGTGTGCGCGTGCTCGACACCATGACACCCGTGGGCTCGGGACAGCGTCTCGGTCTGTTCGCCGGGTCGGGTGTGGGCAAGTCGTCACTGATGTCGATGATCGCCCGTGGATCCACCGCCGATGTGAACGTCATCGCCCTCGTCGGCGAGCGCGGTCGCGAGGTGCGCGAGTTCCTCGAAGACGACCTCGGGCCTGAGGGTCTGTCGCGTTCGGTGGTGATCGTCGCGACCTCGGACCAGCCGGCGATGGCACGGCTGCGCTCGGCGTTCGTCGCCACGCGGATCGCCGAGGGCTTCCGCGATGACGGACTCGACGTGGTGCTGATGATGGACTCGTTGACGCGCGTCGCCATGGCGCAGCGCGAGATCGGGTTGAGCGCCGGCGAACCGCCCGCGACCCGGGGCTATCCGCCCTCGACGTTCTCGGTGCTGGCCCGGCTGCTCGAGCGGGCGGGAACAGGGCCCGTGGGGTCGATCACCGGTCTCTACACGGTGCTCGTCGACGGCGACGACCACAACGAGCCGATCGCCGATGCCGCCAGAGGAATCCTCGATGGGCATGTGGTGCTCGATCGGGCCCTCGCGATCCGCGGTCACTTTCCTGCCGTCGACGTGCTCGGGTCGGTGTCGCGCGTCGTGTCGAAGGTCACCACGCCGGAGCAGCGGCAGAACGCCGTGACGCTGCGCAGCGTCCTGGCCGCTCGGCGCAGTGCGAACGACCTGATCGAGATCGGCGCCTATCGGCAGGGGGCCAACCCGATGGTCGACGCCGCGATCGCTCACGAGGGTGCGATCTCCCGATTCCTCACCCAGAGCATCGACGACCTCGCCGCGACAGACGAATCCTGGCTGCAGCTCGCCACCCTCACCACCGACTTCGGAGGACTCACCCCATGA
- a CDS encoding flagellar FliJ family protein — MTFPLAGLLRVRGAQERVAAEHLSRASAERAQAETAAQTAITSLADISAQIDDPRALMAMAAARAAGRSTLSDLQALVDMRRSAESEARSAHVEARRDLKGLERLESTHRVETAKAELAAEQTALDEIAVVRTSRREGSAA, encoded by the coding sequence ATGACCTTCCCACTGGCTGGTCTGCTGCGTGTGCGCGGCGCCCAGGAACGTGTCGCCGCCGAGCATCTCTCGCGTGCGAGCGCAGAACGGGCGCAGGCCGAGACCGCGGCGCAGACTGCGATCACGAGCCTCGCCGACATCAGCGCTCAGATCGATGATCCTCGGGCGCTGATGGCCATGGCCGCGGCCCGCGCCGCGGGGCGCAGCACTCTCAGCGACCTCCAGGCGCTCGTCGACATGAGACGCAGCGCGGAGTCGGAGGCCAGGTCTGCGCATGTCGAAGCGCGACGCGATCTGAAGGGGCTCGAGCGACTCGAGAGCACCCACCGGGTCGAGACCGCCAAGGCCGAGCTCGCCGCCGAGCAGACCGCGCTCGATGAGATCGCCGTGGTGCGCACCTCGCGACGTGAGGGGAGCGCGGCATGA
- a CDS encoding flagellar hook capping FlgD N-terminal domain-containing protein has translation MTVDAVSAPSSIHTGSTTDPAARKQVLDGEVFLKLLVTQLTHQDPSSPMDTNEMISQTTQLAMMEQLTALADSGAEAFALNMRQAASALIGQEASYKDADGKTVSGLVTKVSFDGPIPQVTIGDKTVALDVITGVTTAPTTPAPTTPAAPTPAAV, from the coding sequence ATGACTGTCGACGCAGTGAGCGCCCCGAGTTCGATCCATACGGGAAGCACCACCGACCCCGCAGCCCGGAAGCAGGTGCTCGACGGGGAAGTGTTCCTCAAGCTCCTGGTCACCCAGCTGACGCACCAGGATCCCTCGAGTCCGATGGACACCAACGAGATGATCTCGCAGACCACCCAGCTCGCCATGATGGAGCAGCTGACGGCTCTCGCCGACAGCGGCGCCGAGGCCTTCGCCCTGAACATGCGTCAGGCCGCGAGCGCGCTCATCGGCCAGGAGGCGAGCTACAAGGATGCCGACGGCAAGACCGTCTCGGGCCTCGTGACCAAGGTCTCGTTCGACGGACCGATCCCGCAGGTGACGATCGGCGACAAGACCGTCGCGCTCGACGTCATCACGGGCGTCACCACCGCACCGACCACCCCCGCACCGACCACCCCCGCTGCGCCCACCCCCGCCGCAGTCTGA
- a CDS encoding flagellar hook protein FlgE, with protein sequence MLRSLYSGISGLRSHQTMLDVTGNNIANVNTAGFKGSSVLFQDSLSQLIGNPGIPDDEVGGRNPAQVGLGVQVAGVRTNFAQGSAQATGRGGDLMISGDGFFAVRSGGETLYTRAGGFSFDPAGKMVTADGSIVQGWSAQDGVVNTGQATGNIVLPLDAVSPARATTEATVTGNLPSTAATGDELVRDVTVYDAQGTPSTLSLTFTKTATGWDVTEPASGATGSLAFTDGKQAGAGLTLTAGAVSVDLGAVTGYAELSTVAVSEQDGAAAGTLKSYSITGDGSIVGTFSNGATQTLGKIAMATFANPEGLEKAGGTSYRASVNSGAVRMGEPGQAGFGSLVSGALEMSNVDLSQEFTNLIVAQRGFQANARIITTSDEVLQELTQLKR encoded by the coding sequence ATGCTCCGCTCGCTCTACTCCGGAATCTCCGGCCTCCGCTCGCACCAGACCATGCTCGATGTCACGGGCAACAACATCGCGAACGTCAACACGGCCGGGTTCAAGGGCTCGTCCGTGCTGTTCCAGGACTCCCTGTCGCAGCTGATCGGCAACCCGGGAATCCCCGACGACGAGGTCGGCGGTCGCAACCCCGCCCAGGTCGGTCTCGGCGTGCAGGTCGCCGGCGTGCGCACCAACTTCGCACAGGGCTCGGCCCAGGCGACCGGCCGAGGAGGCGACCTGATGATCTCGGGCGACGGTTTCTTCGCGGTCCGGTCCGGCGGAGAGACCCTGTACACCCGAGCAGGTGGATTCTCGTTCGACCCCGCCGGCAAGATGGTCACCGCCGACGGCTCGATCGTGCAGGGCTGGTCGGCACAGGACGGCGTCGTCAACACCGGCCAGGCGACGGGCAACATCGTGCTCCCGCTTGACGCCGTGTCTCCCGCGAGGGCCACGACGGAAGCCACCGTCACCGGCAACCTCCCGTCGACGGCTGCGACCGGCGACGAGCTGGTGCGCGACGTCACTGTCTACGACGCGCAGGGCACGCCTTCGACTCTCAGCCTGACCTTCACGAAGACGGCGACCGGATGGGACGTCACCGAGCCCGCCAGCGGTGCGACCGGGTCGCTGGCGTTCACCGACGGCAAGCAGGCCGGGGCAGGCCTCACGCTCACCGCAGGGGCTGTGAGCGTCGACCTGGGAGCGGTCACCGGCTATGCGGAACTGTCGACGGTCGCCGTGTCCGAGCAGGACGGTGCGGCAGCCGGCACCCTGAAGTCGTACAGCATCACCGGCGACGGATCCATCGTCGGCACGTTCAGCAATGGTGCGACGCAGACTCTCGGCAAGATCGCGATGGCCACGTTCGCCAACCCCGAGGGACTCGAGAAGGCCGGCGGAACGTCATACCGCGCATCCGTCAACTCCGGTGCGGTGCGCATGGGCGAGCCGGGCCAGGCAGGCTTCGGCAGCCTCGTCTCGGGCGCTCTGGAGATGAGCAACGTCGACCTCTCGCAGGAGTTCACCAACCTGATCGTCGCGCAGCGCGGCTTCCAGGCCAACGCGCGCATCATCACGACCAGCGACGAGGTCCTCCAGGAGCTCACCCAGCTGAAGCGCTGA
- a CDS encoding heavy metal translocating P-type ATPase — MCFVRRYPVIIITVVVLAGVLALHMVGIPAIGRWIATAYVGAFVVWTLVGMVRDVLRGHVGLDILAVVAMVATLAVGEYIAALIIVLMLAGGEALEQFAGRRAKRDLSALLDRSPRIAHVLVHPLAPDSEEVRDVAVDDVAVGDALLVRPAEIVPIDGVLLSASGEFDESSLTGESMPVAREAGGEVLSGAINGARAVRIRALRSSADSQYQQIVALVHEAEESHAPVVRLADRFAIPFTAVALVLAGAAWAISGDSTRFAEVLVLATPCPLLIAAPVAFLGGLSRAAKTGVIMKGGAVIEQLARVRSAAFDKTGTLTQGRPDLVDVRPATGIDADELLMLAASAEQYSSHVLAEGIRRAAAERRLELRRSDDASEVATNGVVAVIDGRTVVVGKPAFVASLAADTVRATLGTGEAAAYVAIDGRFGGVLILADAPRPEATSVVSWLRSHGIERIMMLTGDARSTAESVAREVGIDDVHAELLPPEKVGLAADLRPRPMMMVGDGVNDAPVLAAADIGVAMGARGATAAGDAADVVILVDSLTKVVDAVAIGRHTLRVALTAIWIGIGLSVGLMLIAMTGIIPAVAGALAQEAVDLATILYALRALGGPATGLVAPRAS; from the coding sequence ATGTGCTTCGTCCGCCGGTACCCCGTGATCATCATCACGGTCGTGGTTCTCGCGGGGGTGCTCGCTCTGCACATGGTCGGCATACCCGCCATCGGACGATGGATCGCCACTGCCTACGTCGGAGCGTTCGTCGTCTGGACGCTCGTCGGAATGGTGCGGGATGTGCTGCGCGGGCACGTCGGGCTCGACATCCTCGCAGTCGTCGCGATGGTCGCCACTCTCGCCGTCGGAGAGTACATCGCGGCACTCATCATCGTCCTGATGCTCGCGGGCGGCGAAGCCCTGGAGCAGTTCGCGGGCAGACGTGCGAAACGGGACCTCTCGGCACTGCTGGACAGGTCTCCGCGGATCGCACATGTCCTCGTGCATCCGCTGGCACCGGACTCGGAAGAGGTTCGGGATGTCGCAGTCGACGATGTCGCGGTCGGCGACGCGCTGCTGGTGCGTCCGGCCGAGATCGTGCCGATCGACGGCGTGCTGCTTTCGGCGTCAGGTGAGTTCGACGAATCGTCGCTCACCGGCGAGAGCATGCCCGTCGCTCGCGAGGCCGGGGGCGAGGTGCTGTCCGGAGCGATCAACGGAGCACGGGCCGTCCGCATCCGCGCACTGCGATCGAGCGCAGACAGCCAATACCAGCAGATCGTCGCGCTCGTGCACGAGGCTGAGGAGTCGCACGCCCCGGTCGTGCGCCTCGCCGATCGATTCGCGATTCCGTTCACCGCCGTCGCTCTCGTGCTGGCCGGCGCCGCATGGGCGATCTCCGGTGACTCGACACGGTTCGCCGAGGTGCTCGTGCTCGCGACTCCGTGTCCTCTCCTCATCGCGGCTCCCGTCGCATTCCTCGGCGGACTCTCCCGGGCGGCCAAGACCGGAGTCATCATGAAAGGCGGTGCGGTGATCGAGCAGCTGGCTCGGGTGCGGTCCGCGGCCTTCGACAAGACGGGCACCCTCACCCAGGGACGCCCCGACCTCGTCGATGTGCGACCCGCCACGGGGATCGATGCTGACGAACTGCTGATGCTCGCGGCGTCCGCCGAGCAGTACTCGTCGCACGTGCTCGCCGAAGGAATCCGTCGCGCCGCCGCAGAGCGTCGCCTCGAACTCCGTCGATCCGATGACGCGAGTGAAGTCGCGACCAACGGTGTGGTGGCGGTCATCGACGGCCGCACCGTCGTCGTCGGCAAGCCCGCTTTCGTCGCATCGCTCGCCGCCGACACCGTGCGCGCAACTCTCGGGACAGGTGAGGCTGCGGCCTACGTCGCGATCGACGGGCGGTTCGGAGGCGTCCTCATCCTCGCGGATGCGCCGCGACCTGAGGCGACCTCGGTCGTGTCCTGGCTCCGATCGCATGGCATCGAGCGCATCATGATGCTCACCGGAGATGCTCGATCGACCGCGGAATCCGTCGCTCGCGAGGTCGGGATCGACGATGTCCACGCAGAACTCCTCCCGCCGGAGAAGGTCGGGCTCGCCGCCGACCTCCGTCCGAGACCGATGATGATGGTGGGCGACGGTGTCAACGACGCGCCTGTACTGGCGGCCGCCGACATCGGTGTCGCGATGGGTGCGCGTGGGGCGACGGCCGCGGGCGACGCTGCGGACGTCGTGATCCTGGTCGATTCACTGACCAAGGTCGTCGATGCGGTCGCCATCGGACGGCACACACTGCGTGTTGCGCTCACCGCGATCTGGATCGGCATCGGGCTGAGCGTGGGGCTCATGCTCATCGCGATGACGGGGATCATCCCGGCGGTCGCGGGTGCTCTCGCCCAGGAAGCGGTCGACCTCGCGACGATCCTCTATGCCCTCCGCGCACTGGGCGGTCCAGCCACCGGACTCGTCGCCCCTCGCGCGTCGTGA
- a CDS encoding flagellar FlbD family protein codes for MIIVTRLDRTRFAVNPDLIERIHASPDTTLHMVDGHVYVVEEDLDALIDLIVAYRARVLGAAQALTSQTGA; via the coding sequence ATGATCATCGTCACCCGCCTCGACCGCACCCGGTTCGCGGTGAACCCCGACCTGATCGAACGAATCCATGCGTCGCCGGACACGACTCTGCACATGGTCGACGGGCATGTGTACGTGGTCGAGGAGGACCTCGACGCCCTGATCGACCTGATCGTCGCCTACCGTGCGCGCGTCCTCGGCGCAGCCCAGGCTCTGACCTCACAGACGGGCGCGTGA
- a CDS encoding motility protein A, with the protein MDPAFIIGVVLAFGALVAMITMEGASFEALLIPAPMILVLGSTIGVGIASHTLRDTILAVKSLGRMVRGPKMTPEAVIPFLVGYAEKARGEGLLALEQELDSAPDEFTRQALQALADGTDAEDLRTLMDDEIAATSSRNRVASKFFGSLGGYAPTIGIVGTVVSLTHVLEKLDEPDHLGPMIAAAFVATLWGLLSANFIWNPIAGRLGRIGAVELERMTLVSEGMLAIQAGSAPHLLQERLEALSTVKPKAGKQKREPESVEGVQ; encoded by the coding sequence ATGGATCCCGCGTTCATCATCGGAGTGGTCCTGGCGTTCGGTGCCCTCGTCGCGATGATCACGATGGAGGGGGCGAGCTTCGAGGCTCTGCTCATCCCCGCGCCGATGATCCTGGTGCTCGGCTCGACGATCGGCGTCGGCATCGCGAGCCACACCCTCCGCGACACGATCCTCGCGGTGAAGAGCCTCGGGCGCATGGTCCGTGGCCCCAAGATGACACCGGAGGCGGTGATCCCGTTCCTCGTCGGGTATGCCGAGAAGGCTCGCGGCGAAGGGCTCCTCGCCCTCGAACAGGAACTCGACTCCGCGCCTGACGAGTTCACCAGGCAGGCGCTTCAGGCGCTCGCGGACGGCACGGATGCCGAGGATCTGCGGACCCTCATGGATGACGAGATCGCGGCGACATCGTCGCGCAACCGCGTCGCATCGAAGTTCTTCGGCTCTCTGGGCGGATATGCGCCCACGATCGGCATCGTCGGCACCGTCGTCTCCCTGACGCACGTGCTCGAGAAGCTCGACGAACCCGATCACCTCGGTCCGATGATCGCCGCAGCCTTCGTCGCCACCCTCTGGGGCCTCCTCTCTGCCAACTTCATCTGGAACCCGATCGCCGGCCGTCTGGGTCGGATCGGGGCCGTCGAACTCGAGAGGATGACCCTCGTCTCCGAGGGGATGCTCGCCATCCAGGCCGGCAGCGCGCCCCACCTCCTGCAGGAGCGACTCGAGGCGCTGTCGACCGTGAAGCCCAAGGCCGGCAAGCAGAAGCGGGAGCCTGAGTCGGTCGAGGGCGTCCAGTGA
- a CDS encoding OmpA/MotB family protein, which produces MSTARRARGRGHEDDSHDEPDERWAVSYADMVTVLMCLFIVLFAVSNVDKTKFEMLANSLATGFGQESTEGGADTAEGVIVPPELQDDDGVVDLAARAETEFESLVGLRDRMSTSLAAQGLQDTVQFVIDDRGLQVGLVGAETFFADNSTDLSAKADAVLDTIGDVLATVDNQVSVEGHADHRVSAAPFPTNWELSGGRATQVARFLVEHEGLGGPRVKATAFSDTRPIVPGDSPQALASNRRVDIVVESNEEEQVRALIPALAAAANK; this is translated from the coding sequence GTGAGCACAGCCCGTCGAGCTCGCGGTCGCGGGCATGAGGACGACTCGCATGACGAGCCGGACGAGCGCTGGGCCGTCTCGTATGCCGATATGGTCACCGTTCTCATGTGCCTGTTCATCGTGCTGTTCGCCGTGTCGAACGTCGACAAGACGAAGTTCGAGATGCTCGCGAACAGCCTGGCGACGGGGTTCGGGCAGGAGAGCACCGAGGGTGGCGCCGACACCGCGGAGGGCGTGATCGTGCCGCCCGAGCTGCAGGACGACGACGGCGTGGTCGACCTCGCCGCCCGCGCGGAGACCGAGTTCGAGTCGCTCGTGGGCCTGCGTGACCGCATGAGCACGTCCCTGGCGGCTCAGGGACTGCAGGACACCGTGCAGTTCGTGATCGACGATCGGGGGCTCCAGGTCGGGCTGGTCGGCGCCGAGACCTTCTTCGCCGACAACAGCACCGACCTCTCGGCGAAGGCCGATGCGGTGCTCGACACCATCGGAGACGTCCTGGCCACGGTCGACAATCAGGTGAGCGTCGAGGGGCACGCCGATCACCGGGTCTCGGCCGCTCCCTTCCCGACCAACTGGGAGCTCTCGGGAGGGCGCGCGACCCAGGTGGCTCGATTCCTCGTCGAGCACGAGGGCTTGGGAGGTCCACGCGTGAAGGCCACCGCGTTCTCCGACACCCGCCCCATCGTGCCGGGCGACAGCCCACAGGCGCTGGCCAGCAACAGACGCGTCGACATCGTCGTCGAGTCGAACGAAGAAGAGCAGGTGAGAGCGCTGATACCCGCTCTCGCGGCTGCTGCGAACAAGTGA
- a CDS encoding flagellar motor switch protein FliM: protein MTASAVLDDPVVRYPAYDFGRPAQLGRESTRHLEAAFESFARLWSSQLTDKIRVRAHLALESVDLVSYEEYSDTLPGTTAMVAGSFADRDEPCVVQFGLDSALLWVVQMMGGRSTSLPAARTFTPIELALVRNLMEGTFEHLHASLDALLPGAPRFSAVHYNPQYMQVISATAAVIVARYTMRLGDSESTATVMLPASAVVDRLAASGSDAASAHTTEQTLEQVRSTPLELTLRLAPITIGTGEILDLAPGDLLRLPHPETRPYELMAGQTRIALATPGSRGSRLTCKITTTHEETH from the coding sequence ATGACCGCATCCGCCGTGCTCGATGACCCGGTCGTGCGCTACCCGGCGTACGATTTCGGACGCCCGGCCCAGCTCGGGCGCGAGAGCACCCGGCATCTCGAGGCGGCGTTCGAGTCGTTCGCCCGGCTGTGGTCGTCGCAGCTGACCGACAAGATCCGCGTGCGGGCGCACCTGGCGCTCGAGAGCGTCGACCTGGTCTCGTACGAGGAGTACTCCGACACGCTCCCCGGCACGACGGCGATGGTCGCCGGCTCCTTCGCCGACCGTGATGAGCCGTGCGTCGTGCAGTTCGGACTCGACAGCGCCCTGCTGTGGGTCGTGCAGATGATGGGGGGCAGGAGCACATCGCTTCCCGCAGCCCGTACGTTCACTCCGATCGAACTGGCTCTCGTCCGCAACCTGATGGAGGGCACGTTCGAGCACCTCCACGCCAGCCTCGATGCTCTGCTCCCGGGCGCACCGAGGTTCAGCGCCGTGCACTACAACCCCCAGTACATGCAGGTCATCTCCGCCACCGCCGCGGTGATCGTCGCCCGCTACACGATGCGGCTGGGCGACTCGGAGTCGACGGCGACCGTCATGCTGCCCGCGTCGGCGGTCGTCGACCGCCTTGCGGCCTCAGGATCCGATGCTGCATCGGCTCACACGACCGAGCAGACCCTCGAACAGGTGCGCAGCACCCCGTTGGAGCTGACGCTGCGTCTCGCCCCCATCACGATCGGCACCGGTGAGATCCTCGACCTCGCGCCGGGAGACCTGCTGCGCCTGCCGCACCCGGAGACTCGACCTTACGAGCTGATGGCCGGACAGACGCGGATCGCCCTCGCGACACCCGGCAGCAGGGGCTCGCGCCTCACATGCAAGATCACGACCACCCATGAGGAGACCCACTGA
- a CDS encoding FliM/FliN family flagellar motor switch protein, producing the protein MSTFHETAIAAAIAGKLPFGYPVIPAPSTDPGASGDAVVVTFTGSPGARIAIQVVDPSQLEDGSKTAPLTDRLHPIFEAATAVLGSGSLGDGAVVAATDVFTDSGTQVFDMVDADGSVVARASVRIDGARSAAAAGPQRLNRIAGVEMELVVEIGRTRMPVRDVLSLEPGRVVELDRAAGSPADIKLNGRLIGHGTVVVAEGDFAIRVERILDGAETV; encoded by the coding sequence ATGAGCACCTTCCATGAGACCGCCATCGCCGCGGCGATCGCCGGCAAGCTGCCGTTCGGATACCCCGTCATCCCGGCGCCCTCGACCGACCCGGGCGCGTCGGGCGACGCGGTCGTCGTCACCTTCACGGGCAGCCCCGGTGCTCGTATCGCGATCCAGGTCGTCGATCCGTCGCAACTGGAGGACGGTTCGAAGACCGCACCGCTGACCGATCGACTGCATCCGATCTTCGAGGCGGCCACAGCCGTGCTCGGCAGCGGTTCGCTCGGCGACGGAGCCGTGGTCGCGGCCACTGATGTCTTCACCGACTCGGGCACGCAGGTATTTGACATGGTCGACGCCGACGGCAGCGTCGTGGCCCGCGCATCCGTGCGCATCGACGGGGCGAGGTCCGCAGCCGCGGCGGGTCCTCAGCGACTGAATCGCATCGCGGGCGTCGAGATGGAGCTCGTGGTCGAGATCGGGCGCACACGGATGCCGGTGCGCGACGTGCTCTCGCTCGAACCGGGGCGTGTGGTCGAGCTCGACCGCGCGGCCGGGTCTCCCGCGGACATCAAGCTGAACGGCCGCCTGATCGGGCACGGCACCGTCGTGGTCGCGGAGGGCGACTTCGCGATCCGCGTCGAGCGCATCCTCGACGGCGCCGAGACGGTCTGA